The nucleotide sequence atttcatttttgttcTTATTCTTGGTTGGCTGTGGGTAAAACCTAGAATTACCCCGCGCTGGGCAAAAAagtccttttttttttcaaccaaaaaaaaagtgcAAAAAGATTAATTGATGAGAGTGGGATTCGAACCCACGCCTATTACTAGACCAGGAGATTGTAAACAACCGTTTGTTAAGAGTTAATCACCTTAACCTGGCGCCTTAGACCAACTCGGCCATCTCACCATAATTGATGGAGGCGAAAGCgagttttcaatatatattaagagcgtttgttgttggtggagaagaggggggCTGCCCCACTTGTTCATTCGACGATGATCCATATCTCTGCTACCTAAATGTCCTGAAAAGATCGAAGgtttattgattgtttggtATTCAATAACCGTCTAAATGATCCCGGCTTTTAGTGTTGGCGTGGTACATTTTTGTATTTGGAGTTGATCTACAGGGGAAGGTTATTGTGTGAACGgagtgaataacttcaattcaattgccactgtaatatagcaactgtaataaagccctaagcgaatgcgaaagagactagctctttctgTAAGCCTTTATAAggcttactactttcaatacgtagctagctctttagacagaatacaattagacatacaggacctacgatattcgtgggtgctacgtcttccgtatccttctcgtaccaacagTTATATAAGGACTTATTATTAAGTTAGCATGTTCACCATTCATCTAGTCACAAGTAATGTGAACTCTCCAATATCAATGTATTCctaaagaaaagaagctttttcaataaaacCTATCACATAGTAGACATGTTTTCAATCCAAGCCCGTTATACGATTCATTGCCCGCACACCAGGAGaaatctcttccttctcatctcaacTCTCACTTCTATATTCGAACTTCCGGCTATTCAAGGACAAGTGTTCTCCAGCTTTTCCAGATCTTCGTATCTTAGCATTCAGTTGCAGCGATGGGTTTCCGTGGTGAATAACTGGTGGTCAACAATTTGTTTTTTCACTGCGGTGAAATCACGTCATTTGTGTTGTCTATGAAGAACCAAAGATGTTAGCTAATATTTTTCGATCGACTCTATAAGGAGGGATATATACAGACTAGAATCTGTAAAGTATGCCGGGAGTCCTCTAGCCCAGAAATATGCCACAATACCAGTTTCTACATCACGCATCAACTACATCTAGTCAGTTTCTCAGTCTTGATAATGATGAATCAGTGACAACGAATCACCTTCTGATGCAAATTATCAACACAGCGATCTATCACAACCATCAATATGAACGCCTTGACTAAGTAATCATGTTCGAGACTCACCAGGATGAcatctcaatatccattacatatctatctatccaaGGTTGCGTTTTGACTTTACAATAATCCTCATATGAAGCATATCGTAACATATTCAGACAATGCAGCTTGGTCCGCAGAACAAAAACTATTGAAATTAGCCCAAACTTATGTTCACGCATGAAATATCCAATAGCTTCTGTAACTAATACCTCTTTCCCAACTTGCCTGATTCTATAACACCCATCAACGAGAATAACTACATCCTACCTGGCATCAAATTTGAACCAACAAGTTATTGACTCGTTGAGAACTCTTGATGGCCAGATACACCATAAAGTGAAAGCTCACATCTTTACCTGGAGCCAGTATATTTTATCCTAGAACACAAGGCATCGTCGAACCGTTTATCACCAAAACTGACCAAGTCGTCAACACCAGTTTTTCCAAATATAAAAGCCCGCAAGATACACACGAGGCTGGCACAAATGCTGCTGCTGTCGATGCCAGTTTCTCCATGTATGAATACAAAGCTACATAGGCAGCAGGACATGAGAATCACTGCAGCCATTCTCCCTACTCTCGGATCTGAACATGAGATTTAGACCTTGCAAATCAGACGAAGTAAAAATAATGGCTAATCGGCTAATACATATCTGCACTTTAAAGTTGGTAGAGATGCTTTCGTAGTTTTGACAACCGAAATTGGGTGCTCCATcataaagattgaaagctacATCAGTAAACACTCCCACGCTTTCTTTGTTTCCTGGGGGTTTGGTGGATCAAATAAATTTGTGCCCTGTTTCACTTGACTACGGATCTGCGTAAGTGGATGTGTTCCCGAAGGCCAACACCGTCACTGAATACTTGGTATGTATACGGATTTGTGGTGTGAGACTGAAGATCGGCTTGTAGATTCCACCCACTttagtatgtatgtagaaattttatttctagaGTTACTCGTCGACTCGACCATTCGCGAAATTAGGTATTGCAGGTCATACATCATCTACAAATGACTTTATATAATGTTTCACACGGCAGGAATTACAAAAACCTTCTGGTTCGTCATGGATTCCGGCAGATGGCTCAATGCGTATCcctgattttgaatttgtcaTACGTAGATTGGATGCTGCAAGTATATTTACTTTGCACTACACTCCATGTGAATCTAAAGTCCGAACTGTCAACAATAAGTATTGAAACCCGCATAGATGGCAGGTTAGCTTACCAGCGGATGTGTGAATCCACTTTCTAAACATTGGACGTCGCTCATAATATTTGCATAGCATAACTCGCGCGACTTGTTTGATATGGtttgaagatggattggagAAAATAAGTAAAGACAGGAGAAACAACTCGACTGGTCGTACGAGCACGACGTGAGTACTGAAACCACTAGAAGGGGCTTTACACTTCACGACATTGCTAAGAACCGAAACTTACGCAGGAGAATTCTGTAAGTAATAAGCTGACAATAATTCACAATGCTAAAGGGCAGGCATCTATTGGCTCAAAGTCCAATGGCATGCTCAAAGTAGAATTCTCCACAAATTACCTGTATTCGGGTCCTTTATCTAGAGATCTTCACATGCTCGCTTCGATTCTATGCCGGAAACATATCCTCCATATAGCCTCTGGGAAAATCAAGATATTCACTAACATTTCATGAGAAGATATTCCTATTTTTCTAACACTTCCAGGGACCaggaattcaaaatttacatGGATTGGGAAAAACATGCTTATAAAATCatgaaaagattcaagaagtAGAATCCTTAAATCTATGAAATCAACACACCAATTTATACTTAGTGTAAGAACATTCGAGGATGTGAAACAAGTAGTTATGAAATGAATgtgaaatttgagaaatgaGTGCGAATAGGCAAAGTTGTCATGTAAATGATACTTGCCAGTTATAATGAAGAGAGAAGCGTCGAGGAGCTTCACTTGAAGCTCGTAGTAGAGCTGAAATCGCCGAACGTCTTTGATCTTCCTTTAAACGGTGACTGTTTTGTAATTTGACAACCTTGACATACGTGCACCGCCTGGATTATAAACTAGGCCAATATACATCGCTGAAAATTTCCTACCAAAGTCAGGCAcccatccatatcttcatGTTTCTTGTAAGCATTCTAATTTCAATACGCTCAAAAGATCCACAGATAAATACATCCCGAATAATAAAAGGACACCCTATTCGCCATTCTTTATTCTGTTCTTATCCACAACGCCTATACCCAAACATCTTTCTCCCTATAAGCGTAGAATTCTACGATCTCAAGGCCCTTAGTCTTTCGCCCAATCCATCCTCCTCTACTTCAGTTGGATTCGATTTGACTGGGGTCGCCGCTTCTGGACTCTTCATCTCTTGGTTCAACTCAATTCCAGCCTCATCCGCAACTTGGTTCATCAAtctatcaacatcttcttgaGGAGTTGCTACCGCTGTTGCGGATGTAGTTGCGTTTTCGTAATAGCCTGTTGCTACATCTAAATCTTCGAATTGTGTCTCGAATCGATCCATTACTGCTGAGATCTatagattttgtattttgttaATTAAAGTTAAAGTTAAAAGTGGGGTTGAGTATGGAGATCTGATAGTTGATAGAAAGCAAACTAAccttttccaaatccataGCTTTCATAGCTTGATCCATTCCTCTTACTACATTCGTCATACTGCCGGTGACTTGTCTCATGGTAACAGCAGTCTGTACTCTACTGGCCACGGCATCAATTCTACTGGCTAATCTCAGTAGATTTAATTTCTCATTTTGTTTGCGGATGGCGTTTTCGGCATTGATCTTTGCGATGTCAGGGTGGCCTTGTTGGATTGCCTGGAGAGTGATGTTAACGAGCTGTATTTATGTGGATGTATATGGGATGGAAAGGCGCAATATACCTTCTTGAGTTTATCCTTCTCGGCCTTTTCTGCTTGCCCAGCCTTGTTGGCTTGTctgttgatttgttttgcGGTGAACTGAATGTTGAGTTAGCTTGAGGATATATTTGTGCGCAGAACAGTTGACGTTGAAGTGCGATCGATGTGCGCTTTTGGGTGAGAGATAAGCAGAATGACGTACCTTCAAATTGAAGAGGGCCTTCTCGAGTCCTGACATGATGGTCTTGAATGGTGGCTATGATCTTGAAAAGTAGCAGAATGTTTTTGTGTAGGTATCGCGATGACAATAGACAGAATTTGGGTGGATGTTCTGTAGATGGAAATCTACTTAGCCTTACGAACTTGGATCTTCTTGCACATGTGTGACGATTGCGGGGGCGCTAGGCTTAACCTTAGATTGCTTAGTCATCACACCTTAGATACTCGTCCCTTCCTACTGTGCATGAACCTAAACCCCTCCATTCATGAAAAAGTATCCAAAGTACATCGTTGATATTGTTTATCTTTCTCGAACATCATACAATTGGATTCGATCGCATtaacatctatctatccaccaAAGCCTCTCTATCAAAATGCTTCCAAAACCAAGACTTAACGTCCAAAACTTTCCACGACCACCTCTCCTCGAGAAAACATCCCGTCATCTCGTTGTGAAATATCGAGGTCAAACCATCGCTGAAACAAGTGATGCATATTGGGTTTTGGAAACATATCATTCACCCAGTCAATACCCCTTTTGCATTCATGACGGCTCTAgcctctctccatccaaaACCTAACATAAGAACAGCATATTACCTCCCCGCCACATCCCTATCTTCAGAGTTTCCTCTAACCCCCACCAACAAATCCACTTTTTGTGAATACAAAGGCTCGGCCACATACTACTCGATCTCATTGCCTCCACCTTTCTCTCCTACTCCTGCTTCCGCTTGTCCCTTTGAAGATCAACTTGTGTCACCCGAGCCGCGAAAGCATGAAATAACCAACAGGATTTGGTCATATGAATCTCCCACGCCACAGTATGCTGATTTGAAAGGTTATTTGAGTTTCTATGCTGGACCATGGGATTGTtttgtggatggagagaaagttgTACCGCAGCCTGGAGATTTTTATGGTGGTTGGACTACGAGCGAGCTCGATGGCATCATCAAGGGGAGTGCGGAGACAAGATGGATGTGAAGTCTGGCTATAAAGATAGATGCAGATAGGATGTGTATTTCCGGCGTTCTGGTGTGGCACATAGTGAGATTTGCAGATAATCATGAAGCAATACGTCTCAGCATGGAGATTTTTCAAAGTGAGGCAGAAGATACATACCATAAATGTTTGTCCAGTGAGTGAAATCCAATTTGAAATGAACGAACACTTCAAAGGTACTATTCGAGACGAAGACCCATTAATATTCATGATCTTTGAAAATCTATGGATGAAAGTCTAACATCCgatctttcaaatttatgTGGAACACCGTTGACAAACTCCTGATCAGCTACCTCAAGGCATTAGCACGGCTGAAGTGTTTTAAGATGCTCTCACTTCGCCAGTAATCATTTGATACAATGGCTACTAATCTACAAAACACAAATTCATGGTGAGCTAGAAAACATTTACAGAAATTATAACCTCAACTACCTGATTGATAGGTCAGGTGTTGGAGGCTTGGAGCGCGAGTTAGGAACTGTCATCCCATGGCGAGTTGACTTCATCGAGTCAAACAATTTTGTTCATAtaaaatcac is from Botrytis cinerea B05.10 chromosome 8, complete sequence and encodes:
- the Bcdid2 gene encoding Bcdid2, with amino-acid sequence MSGLEKALFNLKFTAKQINRQANKAGQAEKAEKDKLKKAIQQGHPDIAKINAENAIRKQNEKLNLLRLASRIDAVASRVQTAVTMRQVTGSMTNVVRGMDQAMKAMDLEKISAVMDRFETQFEDLDVATGYYENATTSATAVATPQEDVDRLMNQVADEAGIELNQEMKSPEAATPVKSNPTEVEEDGLGERLRALRS